The Hippoglossus hippoglossus isolate fHipHip1 chromosome 21, fHipHip1.pri, whole genome shotgun sequence genome contains a region encoding:
- the LOC117754666 gene encoding alsin-like isoform X4 yields MENREERPAYEQVPTPPERGLLHIWQSAGPIEELSLGRVLLSRPVLQVTLGEHHGLLLTQGSQVYSFGELLWRDLSIPLSAPVLEESLLGKSVVRVAAGGFHCGALSEQGNVYMWGENTAGQCGLTEKGTVTNITVSEPCLVSVVDSEVVPPAVVRVMDLACGREHSLALSSQNELWAWGSGCQLGLVTNNFPVWRPQKVEHLAGRHVIQVACGAYHSLALVRSLLPQNNNTLRPPEKKERGQSPHSSVTEREESLTADDAHYCPLGVELSEVLIGETTPRRRGPRRRLHPVGRSAGSSPGSGSFPYSGDGKSSTAQKLPELDGHADHLTQTDGRPVSHPLPCWGANKNSAFPDEMELQNILQKLSGHSLETQPINGPGDTDSLSSHTSDDSCVSSTPSTDLLISSNSGVSGPYSSSPVCLEEVRLCLEAEKKGLQGQKSSSLTNIHQKGKTAGNRRCSLPGTPTHGRNGSPRRRRPCPCKPSSASRTQAAASEDAGDGLPSLETEVWSWGRGSEGQLGHGDQLARLQPLCIKSLTGEEVIKVSAGSHHSLALSAQCTVYSWGSNMCGQLGHVNSPVTVPQQAKLSDGLRIWDVSAGQSHSLLLADGDCVQPILLYCGQHQESLSARRETSHQSQRSCQRSPSRAEIYSVRPTLLPLCMEMGYISSVSCGGQSCAVLADQNVMGFISAIHELASRERHFYCWLSNTRKLLLTPLRNREGACPTLGEPCTHLFFSLCESFVRLSILIGRHATSLSYFLHDVQGADVKSLPLLTHTDDFLVIYKEYCFALGNFHVMGGFQSLHKLSLEVLGSQQSLLARLCVPDQSVSGDTDLVSLLYWPLQQLHQYSRVLLKLGSCYDVLTEEYQCLHQGCRHYESLSLSLLRRKKEAETTFLFWKSHSGKNTEVLRLPQRRVVCESSNRSLTLQKAGRFSNHWFILFNDALVHTQFSTHHVYPLTCLWVKPVTEDTRGLYAIKITCPEESFTLVASTPQEKNKWLRSLNQAVDQVLGGGGQGSSPGVTAISRTATYTFTGEGSFKDAHYTGGWLAGRVHGRGTMKWPDGQTYTGNFKNGLEDGYGESVMPNKVLNKPDGYQGQWRDGKIQGFGKYKYASGQVYEGCFYEGQRQGYGMLSSGKQARTSSSVFIGQWVQDRKTGYGVYDDITRGEKYMGMWLDDQRNGQAVVVTQYGMYYEGTFKENKMIGPGLLVSDDDTAFHGEFADDWTVNGKGVLSLANGDCLEGLFSGEWSTGLKVVGTYTKPAADEPDNKERNSLFRLGQYLVPSAQRWGCVFTECWSRLGCAAAGRGERTIAWENIAVTITTAQRHSPNLSRSQSKALESLEFIPQQGEAVTTANFDNIRRYLIKACETPIHPLGWLVETLITVYRMTYVGVGSNRRLLRQAVQEVQAYLTHFFSLVRFLFPGLPDDGCIIPDPPASPSKSRHNSNTEGVVVVSCSSLLLPLLLPRLYPPLFTLYSLQEEPEEAQYWERIIRLNKQPDQSLLSFLGVQEKFWPVWMSILGEKKQIVSSSKDACFVSAVETLQQISTTFTPSDKLLVIQKTFEELTQEVKPMLEGNFLWCMDDLLPLFLYVVLRARIRNLGAEVSLIEDLMDPNVQHGEMGLMFTTLKACYIQIQHESTL; encoded by the exons Atggagaacagagaggagag GCCTGCATATGAGCAGGTCCCCACACCTCCAGAGCGAGGACTTCTCCACATCTGGCAGTCAGCGGGGCCCATTGAGGAGCTCTCTCTAGGGAGAGTGCTGCTTTCCAGGCCTGTTCTGCAGGTCACCCTGGGAGAACACCATGGACTCCTGCTGACACAGG GCAGTCAGGTGTATTCTTTCGGGGAGCTGCTATGGAGGGATCTGAGCATCCCGTTGTCTGCTCCGGTGCTGGAGGAGTCGCTGCTGGGGAAGTCGGTTGTGCGTGTGGCAGCCGGCGGCTTCCACTGTGGAGCGCTGAGTGAGCAGGGCAATGTGTACATGTGGGGGGAGAACACTGCAGGACAGTGTGGCCTGACTGAGAAGGGCACTGTCACAAACATCACAG TTTCAGAGCCATGCCTGGTCAGTGTCGTGGACAGTGAGGTCGTTCCTCCAGCGGTGGTTCGGGTCATGGATCTGGCCTGTGGACGGGAGCACAGCCTGGCTCTGTCGTCCCAGAATGAGTTGTGGGCCTGGGGCAGTGGCTGCCAACTCGGCCTGGTCACAAACAACTTCCCTGTGTGGAGACCACAGAAG GTGGAGCACTTGGCTGGCAGACATGTAATTCAG GTGGCTTGTGGTGCCTACCACAGCCTGGCCCTGGTTCGCAGTTTACTTCCTCAGAACAACAATACCCTGAGGCCCCCTGAGAAGAAGGAGCGGGGCCAGTCACCTCACAGCtcagtgacagagagggaggaatcGTTAACAGCTGATGATGCTCACTACTGTCCGCTGGGGGTGGAGCTGTCTGAAGTTTTGATAGGGGAG ACCACTCCCAGGAGAAGAGGTCCCAGACGACGGCTCCATCCTGTGGGGAGGTCAGCTGGCAGCAGCCCTGGCTCTGGCTCATTCCCATATTCTGGAGATGGAAAATCCAGCACTGCACA GAAGTTACCGGAGTTAGACGGACACGCCGATCATCTAACTCAGACTGACGGCCGCCCCGTGTCCCACCCTTTGCCTTGCTGGGGGGCCAATAAGAACTCAGCTTTTCCTGATGAGATGGAGCTCCAGAACATCCTGCAGAAACTCTCTGGTCACTCGTTAGAGACGCAGCCCATCAACGGGCCGGgagacactgactcactgaGCAGTCACACGTCAG ATGACAGCTGTGTTTCCTCAACTCCTTCCACGGATCTTCTCATTTCCAG TAACAGTGGAGTGTCTGGGCCGTActcctcctcccctgtgtgTTTGGAAGAAGTTCGGCTCTGTCTAGAGGCGGAGAAGAAGGGGCTGCAGGGGCAGAAGAGCTCCAGTCTTACAAATATACATCAGAAGGGGAAAACGGCAGGAAACAGGAGATGCTCACTGCCTGGAACACCCACCCATGGTAGGAATG gGTCCCCACGGCGACGGCGGCCATGTCCCTGCAAGCCATCCTCTGCTAGTCGGACCCAGGCTGCAGCATCAGAGGATGCAGGAGACGGGTTGCCGTCTCTGGAGACAGAAGTGTGGAGCTGGGGCCGCGGGTCTGAGGGGCAACTGGGTCATGGAGATCAGCTTGCTAG ACTCCAGCCTCTGTGTATCAAGTCTTTGACAGGCGAGGAAGTGATTAAAGTTTCTGCAGGATCCCACCATTCACTGGCTCTCAGTGCTCAGTGCAcg GTGTATTCATGGGGCAGCAACATGTGTGGACAGCTGGGCCATGTCAACAGCCCTGTCACGGTTCCTCAGCAGGCGAAG CTGTCTGACGGTCTCCGGATTTGGGACGTGTCAGCCGGTCAGAGCCACTCCCTTCTGCTGGCTGACGGAGATTGTGTCCAGCCGATCCTGTTGTACTGCGGCCAGCATCAAGAGTCTTTATCAGCGCGGAGGGAGACGTCACACCAGAGTCAACGGTCATGCCAGAGGTCACCCAGCAGGGCGGAGATTTATTCAGTCAGACCCACCCTGCTCCCCTTGTGCATGGAG ATGGGTTACATTAGCAGTGTGTCCTGTGGTGGGCAGAGCTGTGCGGTGTTGGCAGACCAGAATGTCATGGGCTTCATCTCAGCGATCCACGAGCTGGCctccagagagagacacttcTACTGCTGGTTGAGCAACACCAGGAAGCTGCTCCTCACCCCGCTACGCAACAGAG AGGGTGCGTGCCCCACGTTAGGTGAGCCGTGcactcatctcttcttctctctctgtgagaGTTTTGTTCGCCTGAGCATCCTGATTGGCCGACACGCCACGTCGCTCAGCTACTTCCTGCATGATGTGCAGGGCGCTGATGTCAAGTCCCTTCCCCTGCTGACACATACTGATGACTTCCTAGTCATTTATAAAGA GTATTGTTTTGCACTTGGAAACTTCCACGTGATGGGGGGATTCCAGTCACTCCATAAACTCTCACT TGAGGTTTTAGGTTCTCAGCAGAGCCTGCTCGCCCGGCTGTGTGTTCCAGATCAGTCCGTCAGTGGTGATACTGATCTGGTTTCGTTGCTGTACTggcctctgcagcagctccaccaatACAGCCGAGTTCTGCTCAAACTGGGATCCTGTTACGATGTG TTAACTGAGGAGTATCAATGCCTCCATCAGGGCTGCAGACACTATGAGTCCCTGTCTTTGTCcctgctgaggaggaagaaagaagctgaaaccacATTTCTCTTCTGGAAGAGCCACTCTGGAAAAAATACA gaggTTCTGCGTCTCCCGCAGCGTCGCGTCGTGTGTGAAAGCAGCAACAGATCCCTCACTCTGCAGAAGGCCGGGCGGTTCTCTAACCACTGGTTCATACTGTTCAACGATGCCTTGGtgcacacacag TTCTCCACACATCACGTCTACCCTCTGACCTGTCTGTGGGTGAAACCAGTTACTGAAGACACCAGGGGACT CTATGCCATAAAAATAACATGTCCAGAAGAGAGTTTCACCCTGGTTGCCTCAACACCACAGGAAAAG AACAAGTGGCTACGATCTCTAAACCAGGCGGTAGATCAGGTGCTGGGTGGTGGAGGTCAGGGCTCATCGCCTGGGGTGACGGCAATATCTCGTACAGCCACCTACACGTTCACTGGAGAAGGAAGTTTTAAAGACGCCCATTACACCGGGGGCTGGCTGGCAGGACGAGTTCATGGCAG AGGAACCATGAAGTGGCCGGATGGACAAACTTACACTGGGAACTTTAAGAACGGACTGGAGGACGG CTATGGGGAGAGTGTAATGCCTAACAAAGTGCTGAATAAGCCAGACGGCTACCAAGGACAATGGAGAGATGGCAAGATCCAAGGTTTCGGCAAGTACAA GTATGCCAGTGGCCAGGTGTACGAGGGCTGTTTCTATGAAGGGCAGCGGCAGGGTTACGGCATGCTGAGCTCGGGTAAACAGGCCAGGACCTCCTCCAGCGTTTTCATTGGACAGTGGGTCCAGGACAGGAAGACAGGATATGGAGTCTACGATGACATCACCAG AGGTGAGAAGTATATGGGTATGTGGCTGGACGACCAGAGAAATGGCCAGGCTGTAGTCGTCACCCAGTACGGTATGTACTATGAAGGGACCTTCAAAGAGAACAAGATGATT gGTCCAGGGCTGTTGGTGTCAGATGACGACACAGCTTTCCATGGGGAATTTGCTGATGACTGGACTGTCAATGGGAAG GGTGTTTTGTCCCTGGCTAACGGTGACTGTCTGGAGGGACTGTTCAGTGGAGAGTGGAGCACAGGGCTGAAAGTGGTTGGAACTTACACCAAACCAGCGGCTGATGAACCTGACaataaagagagaaacagcCTGTT CAGGTTGGGTCAGTATCTGGTGCCGTCAGCTCAGAGGTGGGGCTGTGTGTTTACTGAGTGCTGGAGTCGACTGGGCTGTGCTGCagctgggagaggagagaggactaTAGCCTGGGAGAACATCGCAGTCACAATAACAACTGCACAACGACACAG tCCAAACCTCAGTAGGTCTCAGAGTAAAGCATTGGAGAGTTTGGAGTTTATTCCCCAGCAAGGAGAAGCTGTCACCACTGCAAACTTTGACAACATACGAAGATATCTCATCAAG GCATGTGAGACTCCCATCCACCCTCTGGGCTGGCTGGTGGAGACGTTGATAACAGTCTACAGGATGACTTATGTTGGAGTGGGATCCAACCGCAGGCTGCTGAGACAGGCTGTCCAGGAGGTCCAGGCTTACCTCACCCATTTCTTCAGCCTTGTCAG GTTTCTTTTTCCCGGGTTACCTGATGATGGCTGCATCATCCCAGACCCCCCTGCCTCTCCATCCAAAAGCAGACACAACTCTAACACAGAAGG CGTTGTGGTGGTGAGCTGCTCGTCTCTGCTCCTCCCGTTGCTGCTCCCTCGACTCTACCCTCCTCTCTTTACCCTGTATTCCCTGCAGGAGGAGCCGGAAGAGGCCCAGTACTGGGAACGCATCATCCGACTCAACAAGCAGCCCGACCAGTCCCTGCTCAGCTTCCTGGGAGTGCAGGA GAAGTTCTGGCCAGTGTGGATGTCAATTCTAGGAGAAAAAAAGCAG aTTGTGTCCAGCAGTAAAGATGCCTGCTTTGTTTCCGCTGTAGAGACACTCCAACAAATCAG CACCACTTTCACTCCTTCAGATAAACTCTTGGTCATCCAGAAAACGTTTGAGGAGTTGACCCAGGAAGTGAAACCTATGCTGGAGGGTAATTTCCTGTGGTGCATGGATGACTtgctccccctcttcctctacGTGGTCCTCAGAGCGAG GATCAGGAATTTAGGAGCTGAGGTCAGTCTGATAGAAGATCTGATGGATCCCAACGTTCAGCATGGAGAGATGGGTCTTATGTTCACAACACTTAag gcCTGCTACATCCAGATCCAACATGAGTCCACTTTGTAG
- the LOC117754666 gene encoding alsin-like isoform X3 has translation MENREERPAYEQVPTPPERGLLHIWQSAGPIEELSLGRVLLSRPVLQVTLGEHHGLLLTQGSQVYSFGELLWRDLSIPLSAPVLEESLLGKSVVRVAAGGFHCGALSEQGNVYMWGENTAGQCGLTEKGTVTNITVSEPCLVSVVDSEVVPPAVVRVMDLACGREHSLALSSQNELWAWGSGCQLGLVTNNFPVWRPQKVEHLAGRHVIQVACGAYHSLALVRSLLPQNNNTLRPPEKKERGQSPHSSVTEREESLTADDAHYCPLGVELSEVLIGETTPRRRGPRRRLHPVGRSAGSSPGSGSFPYSGDGKSSTAQKLPELDGHADHLTQTDGRPVSHPLPCWGANKNSAFPDEMELQNILQKLSGHSLETQPINGPGDTDSLSSHTSDDSCVSSTPSTDLLISSNSGVSGPYSSSPVCLEEVRLCLEAEKKGLQGQKSSSLTNIHQKGKTAGNRRCSLPGTPTHGSPRRRRPCPCKPSSASRTQAAASEDAGDGLPSLETEVWSWGRGSEGQLGHGDQLARLQPLCIKSLTGEEVIKVSAGSHHSLALSAQCTVYSWGSNMCGQLGHVNSPVTVPQQAKLSDGLRIWDVSAGQSHSLLLADGDCVQPILLYCGQHQESLSARRETSHQSQRSCQRSPSRAEIYSVRPTLLPLCMEMGYISSVSCGGQSCAVLADQNVMGFISAIHELASRERHFYCWLSNTRKLLLTPLRNREGACPTLGEPCTHLFFSLCESFVRLSILIGRHATSLSYFLHDVQGADVKSLPLLTHTDDFLVIYKEYCFALGNFHVMGGFQSLHKLSLEVLGSQQSLLARLCVPDQSVSGDTDLVSLLYWPLQQLHQYSRVLLKLGSCYDVLTEEYQCLHQGCRHYESLSLSLLRRKKEAETTFLFWKSHSGKNTEVLRLPQRRVVCESSNRSLTLQKAGRFSNHWFILFNDALVHTQNAIPSQNFFSTHHVYPLTCLWVKPVTEDTRGLYAIKITCPEESFTLVASTPQEKNKWLRSLNQAVDQVLGGGGQGSSPGVTAISRTATYTFTGEGSFKDAHYTGGWLAGRVHGRGTMKWPDGQTYTGNFKNGLEDGYGESVMPNKVLNKPDGYQGQWRDGKIQGFGKYKYASGQVYEGCFYEGQRQGYGMLSSGKQARTSSSVFIGQWVQDRKTGYGVYDDITRGEKYMGMWLDDQRNGQAVVVTQYGMYYEGTFKENKMIGPGLLVSDDDTAFHGEFADDWTVNGKGVLSLANGDCLEGLFSGEWSTGLKVVGTYTKPAADEPDNKERNSLFRLGQYLVPSAQRWGCVFTECWSRLGCAAAGRGERTIAWENIAVTITTAQRHSPNLSRSQSKALESLEFIPQQGEAVTTANFDNIRRYLIKACETPIHPLGWLVETLITVYRMTYVGVGSNRRLLRQAVQEVQAYLTHFFSLVRFLFPGLPDDGCIIPDPPASPSKSRHNSNTEGVVVVSCSSLLLPLLLPRLYPPLFTLYSLQEEPEEAQYWERIIRLNKQPDQSLLSFLGVQEKFWPVWMSILGEKKQIVSSSKDACFVSAVETLQQISTTFTPSDKLLVIQKTFEELTQEVKPMLEGNFLWCMDDLLPLFLYVVLRARIRNLGAEVSLIEDLMDPNVQHGEMGLMFTTLKACYIQIQHESTL, from the exons Atggagaacagagaggagag GCCTGCATATGAGCAGGTCCCCACACCTCCAGAGCGAGGACTTCTCCACATCTGGCAGTCAGCGGGGCCCATTGAGGAGCTCTCTCTAGGGAGAGTGCTGCTTTCCAGGCCTGTTCTGCAGGTCACCCTGGGAGAACACCATGGACTCCTGCTGACACAGG GCAGTCAGGTGTATTCTTTCGGGGAGCTGCTATGGAGGGATCTGAGCATCCCGTTGTCTGCTCCGGTGCTGGAGGAGTCGCTGCTGGGGAAGTCGGTTGTGCGTGTGGCAGCCGGCGGCTTCCACTGTGGAGCGCTGAGTGAGCAGGGCAATGTGTACATGTGGGGGGAGAACACTGCAGGACAGTGTGGCCTGACTGAGAAGGGCACTGTCACAAACATCACAG TTTCAGAGCCATGCCTGGTCAGTGTCGTGGACAGTGAGGTCGTTCCTCCAGCGGTGGTTCGGGTCATGGATCTGGCCTGTGGACGGGAGCACAGCCTGGCTCTGTCGTCCCAGAATGAGTTGTGGGCCTGGGGCAGTGGCTGCCAACTCGGCCTGGTCACAAACAACTTCCCTGTGTGGAGACCACAGAAG GTGGAGCACTTGGCTGGCAGACATGTAATTCAG GTGGCTTGTGGTGCCTACCACAGCCTGGCCCTGGTTCGCAGTTTACTTCCTCAGAACAACAATACCCTGAGGCCCCCTGAGAAGAAGGAGCGGGGCCAGTCACCTCACAGCtcagtgacagagagggaggaatcGTTAACAGCTGATGATGCTCACTACTGTCCGCTGGGGGTGGAGCTGTCTGAAGTTTTGATAGGGGAG ACCACTCCCAGGAGAAGAGGTCCCAGACGACGGCTCCATCCTGTGGGGAGGTCAGCTGGCAGCAGCCCTGGCTCTGGCTCATTCCCATATTCTGGAGATGGAAAATCCAGCACTGCACA GAAGTTACCGGAGTTAGACGGACACGCCGATCATCTAACTCAGACTGACGGCCGCCCCGTGTCCCACCCTTTGCCTTGCTGGGGGGCCAATAAGAACTCAGCTTTTCCTGATGAGATGGAGCTCCAGAACATCCTGCAGAAACTCTCTGGTCACTCGTTAGAGACGCAGCCCATCAACGGGCCGGgagacactgactcactgaGCAGTCACACGTCAG ATGACAGCTGTGTTTCCTCAACTCCTTCCACGGATCTTCTCATTTCCAG TAACAGTGGAGTGTCTGGGCCGTActcctcctcccctgtgtgTTTGGAAGAAGTTCGGCTCTGTCTAGAGGCGGAGAAGAAGGGGCTGCAGGGGCAGAAGAGCTCCAGTCTTACAAATATACATCAGAAGGGGAAAACGGCAGGAAACAGGAGATGCTCACTGCCTGGAACACCCACCCATG gGTCCCCACGGCGACGGCGGCCATGTCCCTGCAAGCCATCCTCTGCTAGTCGGACCCAGGCTGCAGCATCAGAGGATGCAGGAGACGGGTTGCCGTCTCTGGAGACAGAAGTGTGGAGCTGGGGCCGCGGGTCTGAGGGGCAACTGGGTCATGGAGATCAGCTTGCTAG ACTCCAGCCTCTGTGTATCAAGTCTTTGACAGGCGAGGAAGTGATTAAAGTTTCTGCAGGATCCCACCATTCACTGGCTCTCAGTGCTCAGTGCAcg GTGTATTCATGGGGCAGCAACATGTGTGGACAGCTGGGCCATGTCAACAGCCCTGTCACGGTTCCTCAGCAGGCGAAG CTGTCTGACGGTCTCCGGATTTGGGACGTGTCAGCCGGTCAGAGCCACTCCCTTCTGCTGGCTGACGGAGATTGTGTCCAGCCGATCCTGTTGTACTGCGGCCAGCATCAAGAGTCTTTATCAGCGCGGAGGGAGACGTCACACCAGAGTCAACGGTCATGCCAGAGGTCACCCAGCAGGGCGGAGATTTATTCAGTCAGACCCACCCTGCTCCCCTTGTGCATGGAG ATGGGTTACATTAGCAGTGTGTCCTGTGGTGGGCAGAGCTGTGCGGTGTTGGCAGACCAGAATGTCATGGGCTTCATCTCAGCGATCCACGAGCTGGCctccagagagagacacttcTACTGCTGGTTGAGCAACACCAGGAAGCTGCTCCTCACCCCGCTACGCAACAGAG AGGGTGCGTGCCCCACGTTAGGTGAGCCGTGcactcatctcttcttctctctctgtgagaGTTTTGTTCGCCTGAGCATCCTGATTGGCCGACACGCCACGTCGCTCAGCTACTTCCTGCATGATGTGCAGGGCGCTGATGTCAAGTCCCTTCCCCTGCTGACACATACTGATGACTTCCTAGTCATTTATAAAGA GTATTGTTTTGCACTTGGAAACTTCCACGTGATGGGGGGATTCCAGTCACTCCATAAACTCTCACT TGAGGTTTTAGGTTCTCAGCAGAGCCTGCTCGCCCGGCTGTGTGTTCCAGATCAGTCCGTCAGTGGTGATACTGATCTGGTTTCGTTGCTGTACTggcctctgcagcagctccaccaatACAGCCGAGTTCTGCTCAAACTGGGATCCTGTTACGATGTG TTAACTGAGGAGTATCAATGCCTCCATCAGGGCTGCAGACACTATGAGTCCCTGTCTTTGTCcctgctgaggaggaagaaagaagctgaaaccacATTTCTCTTCTGGAAGAGCCACTCTGGAAAAAATACA gaggTTCTGCGTCTCCCGCAGCGTCGCGTCGTGTGTGAAAGCAGCAACAGATCCCTCACTCTGCAGAAGGCCGGGCGGTTCTCTAACCACTGGTTCATACTGTTCAACGATGCCTTGGtgcacacacag AATGCCATTCCCTCTCAAAACTTT TTCTCCACACATCACGTCTACCCTCTGACCTGTCTGTGGGTGAAACCAGTTACTGAAGACACCAGGGGACT CTATGCCATAAAAATAACATGTCCAGAAGAGAGTTTCACCCTGGTTGCCTCAACACCACAGGAAAAG AACAAGTGGCTACGATCTCTAAACCAGGCGGTAGATCAGGTGCTGGGTGGTGGAGGTCAGGGCTCATCGCCTGGGGTGACGGCAATATCTCGTACAGCCACCTACACGTTCACTGGAGAAGGAAGTTTTAAAGACGCCCATTACACCGGGGGCTGGCTGGCAGGACGAGTTCATGGCAG AGGAACCATGAAGTGGCCGGATGGACAAACTTACACTGGGAACTTTAAGAACGGACTGGAGGACGG CTATGGGGAGAGTGTAATGCCTAACAAAGTGCTGAATAAGCCAGACGGCTACCAAGGACAATGGAGAGATGGCAAGATCCAAGGTTTCGGCAAGTACAA GTATGCCAGTGGCCAGGTGTACGAGGGCTGTTTCTATGAAGGGCAGCGGCAGGGTTACGGCATGCTGAGCTCGGGTAAACAGGCCAGGACCTCCTCCAGCGTTTTCATTGGACAGTGGGTCCAGGACAGGAAGACAGGATATGGAGTCTACGATGACATCACCAG AGGTGAGAAGTATATGGGTATGTGGCTGGACGACCAGAGAAATGGCCAGGCTGTAGTCGTCACCCAGTACGGTATGTACTATGAAGGGACCTTCAAAGAGAACAAGATGATT gGTCCAGGGCTGTTGGTGTCAGATGACGACACAGCTTTCCATGGGGAATTTGCTGATGACTGGACTGTCAATGGGAAG GGTGTTTTGTCCCTGGCTAACGGTGACTGTCTGGAGGGACTGTTCAGTGGAGAGTGGAGCACAGGGCTGAAAGTGGTTGGAACTTACACCAAACCAGCGGCTGATGAACCTGACaataaagagagaaacagcCTGTT CAGGTTGGGTCAGTATCTGGTGCCGTCAGCTCAGAGGTGGGGCTGTGTGTTTACTGAGTGCTGGAGTCGACTGGGCTGTGCTGCagctgggagaggagagaggactaTAGCCTGGGAGAACATCGCAGTCACAATAACAACTGCACAACGACACAG tCCAAACCTCAGTAGGTCTCAGAGTAAAGCATTGGAGAGTTTGGAGTTTATTCCCCAGCAAGGAGAAGCTGTCACCACTGCAAACTTTGACAACATACGAAGATATCTCATCAAG GCATGTGAGACTCCCATCCACCCTCTGGGCTGGCTGGTGGAGACGTTGATAACAGTCTACAGGATGACTTATGTTGGAGTGGGATCCAACCGCAGGCTGCTGAGACAGGCTGTCCAGGAGGTCCAGGCTTACCTCACCCATTTCTTCAGCCTTGTCAG GTTTCTTTTTCCCGGGTTACCTGATGATGGCTGCATCATCCCAGACCCCCCTGCCTCTCCATCCAAAAGCAGACACAACTCTAACACAGAAGG CGTTGTGGTGGTGAGCTGCTCGTCTCTGCTCCTCCCGTTGCTGCTCCCTCGACTCTACCCTCCTCTCTTTACCCTGTATTCCCTGCAGGAGGAGCCGGAAGAGGCCCAGTACTGGGAACGCATCATCCGACTCAACAAGCAGCCCGACCAGTCCCTGCTCAGCTTCCTGGGAGTGCAGGA GAAGTTCTGGCCAGTGTGGATGTCAATTCTAGGAGAAAAAAAGCAG aTTGTGTCCAGCAGTAAAGATGCCTGCTTTGTTTCCGCTGTAGAGACACTCCAACAAATCAG CACCACTTTCACTCCTTCAGATAAACTCTTGGTCATCCAGAAAACGTTTGAGGAGTTGACCCAGGAAGTGAAACCTATGCTGGAGGGTAATTTCCTGTGGTGCATGGATGACTtgctccccctcttcctctacGTGGTCCTCAGAGCGAG GATCAGGAATTTAGGAGCTGAGGTCAGTCTGATAGAAGATCTGATGGATCCCAACGTTCAGCATGGAGAGATGGGTCTTATGTTCACAACACTTAag gcCTGCTACATCCAGATCCAACATGAGTCCACTTTGTAG